The following proteins come from a genomic window of Solidesulfovibrio sp.:
- a CDS encoding PhnD/SsuA/transferrin family substrate-binding protein encodes MVVSRPAQIRFTFAGRVAFAVLFCALLAAGCSGDNRPAYAPTYSSTPPPMPTRYVFGVHPLHNPQKLFETYEPLLRYLNTLLDIPNARIALETSNTYQDFDVKLARRALHFALPNPYRTLTGQDRGYRIFAKMDNDEDFRGIIILRKDSDIRCVADLRGKAMSCPAPTALAATMMPQLYLREHGLTSLDEVETLYVGTHHSAIMNVLLGRTAAASTWPPAWREFLAERPQAQQELEVRWRTDPLPSNGLLARDDVPAAVADRVRDLLLGLQESPEGRDILRRLGIPRFVAADSATYAPVAAFLREFKAKVRPLPD; translated from the coding sequence GTGGTTGTGTCGCGCCCCGCCCAGATCCGTTTCACTTTCGCCGGCCGTGTGGCGTTCGCCGTTCTTTTTTGCGCCCTGCTGGCCGCGGGCTGTTCCGGGGACAACCGGCCCGCCTACGCCCCGACCTATTCCAGCACGCCACCGCCCATGCCCACGCGCTACGTCTTCGGTGTCCACCCCTTGCACAACCCGCAAAAACTCTTCGAAACCTACGAACCGCTTTTGCGCTACCTCAACACGCTCCTCGACATCCCCAATGCCCGCATCGCGTTGGAAACGTCCAACACCTACCAGGACTTCGACGTCAAACTGGCCCGCCGCGCCCTGCATTTCGCCCTGCCCAACCCCTACCGGACCCTGACCGGCCAGGACCGGGGCTACCGCATCTTCGCCAAGATGGACAACGACGAGGACTTCCGGGGCATCATCATCCTGCGCAAGGACAGCGACATCCGCTGCGTCGCCGACCTTCGCGGCAAAGCCATGTCCTGCCCGGCCCCGACCGCCCTGGCCGCCACCATGATGCCCCAATTGTACCTGCGCGAACACGGGCTTACCTCCCTCGACGAAGTCGAGACCCTCTACGTCGGCACCCACCACTCGGCCATCATGAACGTCCTGCTTGGCCGCACGGCCGCCGCCTCCACCTGGCCCCCGGCTTGGCGCGAATTCCTTGCCGAGCGGCCGCAGGCGCAACAGGAGTTGGAGGTTCGCTGGCGCACGGACCCCTTGCCCAGCAACGGCCTGCTCGCGCGCGACGACGTTCCGGCCGCCGTCGCGGACAGAGTCCGCGACCTGCTGCTCGGCCTGCAAGAATCCCCGGAAGGCCGGGATATCCTGCGGCGCCTGGGCATCCCCCGGTTCGTGGCCGCCGACAGTGCGACCTACGCCCCCGTGGCCGCGTTCCTGCGGGAATTCAAAGCCAAGGTCCGGCCACTGCCGGATTGA
- a CDS encoding PAS domain S-box protein, whose translation MTAFAHARNLTTRAWRTVSRAIEAFWFRSVRRQLVLGVALVHAVFMTLFIVDLTQRQRDFLHRESISRAEALAHVLAVNSLTWALSGDYVGLGENVSALGGFPDLEYAMVLDPDGRVLAHTNPAQVGRYVSDEPSRAMLTRDGPVRLAVDGRIVDIAVPMALSGSTIGWARVALNNNGQRVELAQVTRNGLFYTLLAILIGTALALVIARRLTSGITGLMAVSAQVQRGRRDVRANAERRDEIGSLARDFNTMIAAVAESENVLAASLEWKRTILDTSAAGIMAVDGAGTISEINATFAEMFACSPGDILGRDTRMLHPNRREFLRVQEMVDRRLRASGTFDLELNLATAAGKPIWCRVTGRRVDPADAHRGTIWLFVDVTTRKQAETALRQSEERFRSIANFTFDWEYWQGADGRWLWVSPSCQRVTGYAAEEFLADKDLFLRIVHPDDLPGVADHMEKTLSGQAPGPCSFDYRIHARSGEVVWFNHCCRPITDAAGNPLGRRGCMREVTEAKRAQAELLAAKEHAEAASAAKDHFLAIMSHEIRTPLNGIMGMLQLLRDADLPADQKAFVSIALDSADKLLTILSDILDITRIQSGRVQLCATPTRPGRVLSAVAELFRNQLRQKNLGLSIEIDPATPDCVLCDEGRLRQILFNLIGNAVKFTKAGGLSLGLCPLPIAPGPGRTRLLFSVADTGIGIDPDKTNEVFETFTQEDCRSFSRRFGGLGLGLSIVRGFVRLLGGCLSVESEPGQGTTFHFTIVADLPQPGTMEPRTPEATEKPPRTPPPGLHILLAEDEAINQLAARKLLETMGHRVDIADDGLMALERASTGDFDLILMDIQMPEMDGMEACRRIRALSPPRSTVPIVALTAHAMRGDRELFLGAGMDGYLPKPLVKEELRRLIDRLRAGRPGPETA comes from the coding sequence ATGACGGCCTTCGCTCACGCCCGAAACCTGACGACCCGCGCCTGGCGGACAGTCTCCCGGGCCATCGAGGCCTTCTGGTTCCGCTCGGTGCGCCGACAGCTTGTTTTGGGCGTGGCCCTGGTGCACGCCGTGTTCATGACCCTTTTCATCGTCGACCTCACCCAGCGCCAGCGGGATTTCCTGCACCGGGAAAGCATCTCCCGGGCCGAGGCCCTGGCCCACGTCCTGGCGGTCAACAGCCTCACCTGGGCCCTGTCCGGGGACTACGTGGGCCTCGGCGAGAACGTCTCCGCCCTGGGGGGCTTCCCGGACCTGGAATACGCCATGGTCCTGGACCCCGACGGCCGCGTCCTGGCCCACACCAACCCGGCGCAGGTGGGCCGCTACGTCAGCGACGAGCCCAGCCGGGCCATGCTGACCAGGGACGGCCCCGTGCGGCTGGCCGTGGACGGGCGGATCGTCGACATCGCCGTGCCCATGGCGCTCAGCGGCTCGACCATCGGCTGGGCCCGGGTGGCGCTCAACAACAACGGGCAGCGCGTGGAGCTGGCCCAGGTCACGCGAAACGGCCTTTTTTACACACTGTTGGCCATTCTCATCGGCACGGCCTTGGCCCTGGTCATCGCCCGGCGACTGACCTCCGGCATCACCGGGCTCATGGCCGTGTCGGCGCAAGTCCAGCGGGGCCGCCGGGACGTGCGGGCCAATGCCGAACGCCGGGACGAGATCGGCTCCCTGGCCAGGGACTTCAACACCATGATCGCCGCCGTGGCCGAGTCGGAAAACGTGCTGGCGGCCTCCCTGGAATGGAAGCGCACCATCCTGGACACCAGCGCCGCCGGCATCATGGCCGTGGACGGCGCGGGCACGATATCGGAAATAAACGCGACCTTCGCCGAAATGTTCGCCTGCTCCCCCGGGGACATCCTCGGCCGCGACACCCGCATGCTCCACCCCAACCGCAGGGAATTCCTCCGTGTCCAGGAGATGGTCGACAGGCGCCTGCGGGCAAGCGGCACCTTCGACCTGGAACTGAACCTGGCAACGGCCGCGGGCAAGCCCATCTGGTGCCGGGTCACGGGCCGGAGGGTGGACCCGGCCGACGCCCACCGGGGCACGATCTGGCTGTTCGTGGACGTGACCACGCGCAAACAGGCCGAAACGGCCCTGCGCCAAAGCGAGGAGCGCTTCCGCTCCATCGCCAACTTCACCTTCGACTGGGAATACTGGCAGGGGGCCGACGGCCGCTGGCTGTGGGTCTCGCCGTCCTGTCAACGCGTAACGGGCTACGCCGCCGAGGAATTCCTCGCCGACAAGGACCTGTTTCTCCGCATCGTGCACCCCGACGACCTGCCCGGCGTGGCCGACCACATGGAAAAGACCCTGTCCGGCCAGGCCCCGGGCCCCTGCAGCTTCGACTACCGCATCCACGCCAGGTCGGGCGAGGTCGTCTGGTTCAACCACTGCTGCCGGCCCATCACCGACGCCGCCGGCAATCCCCTGGGGCGGCGGGGCTGCATGCGCGAGGTGACCGAGGCCAAGCGGGCCCAGGCCGAACTCCTCGCGGCCAAGGAGCACGCCGAGGCCGCCAGCGCCGCCAAGGACCACTTCCTGGCCATCATGAGCCACGAGATCCGCACGCCGCTCAACGGCATCATGGGCATGCTCCAGCTGCTGCGCGACGCCGACCTCCCGGCCGACCAGAAGGCATTCGTCTCCATCGCCCTGGATTCCGCGGACAAGCTGCTCACCATCCTGTCCGACATCCTGGACATCACCCGCATCCAGTCCGGCCGGGTGCAGCTGTGCGCCACGCCCACCCGCCCCGGAAGGGTGCTCTCCGCCGTGGCGGAACTGTTCCGCAACCAACTGCGGCAAAAAAACCTCGGGCTGTCCATAGAAATCGACCCCGCAACGCCCGACTGCGTCCTGTGCGACGAGGGACGGCTGCGCCAGATCCTCTTCAACCTGATCGGCAACGCCGTGAAGTTCACGAAAGCGGGCGGCCTCAGCCTGGGGCTTTGCCCCTTGCCGATCGCTCCCGGACCGGGCCGGACGCGACTTCTTTTCAGCGTGGCCGACACCGGCATCGGCATCGACCCCGACAAGACCAACGAGGTCTTCGAGACCTTCACCCAGGAGGACTGCCGCAGTTTTTCCAGGCGGTTCGGAGGGCTTGGCCTGGGGCTTTCCATCGTGCGCGGCTTCGTCAGGCTCCTTGGCGGCTGCCTGTCCGTGGAGAGCGAACCCGGACAGGGCACCACCTTCCACTTCACCATCGTGGCCGACCTGCCCCAGCCGGGCACAATGGAGCCCCGGACGCCGGAGGCCACGGAGAAGCCGCCCCGGACGCCGCCCCCGGGACTTCACATCCTGCTGGCCGAGGACGAAGCCATCAACCAGCTGGCCGCCCGGAAGCTGCTCGAAACCATGGGCCACCGCGTGGACATCGCCGACGACGGGCTCATGGCCCTGGAGCGGGCCTCGACCGGTGATTTCGACCTGATCCTCATGGACATCCAGATGCCGGAGATGGACGGCATGGAAGCCTGCCGCCGCATCCGGGCCCTGTCCCCTCCCCGCTCGACCGTGCCCATCGTGGCGTTGACGGCCCATGCCATGCGCGGCGACCGGGAGCTTTTTCTGGGCGCCGGCATGGACGGCTACCTGCCCAAGCCCCTGGTCAAGGAGGAACTGCGCCGGCTCATCGACAGGCTCCGCGCCGGCCGGCCCGGCCCGGAAACGGCCTGA
- a CDS encoding lipoate--protein ligase gives MDTMRCLLLPETDPALNLATEEWLLRHGTANVFMLWRNAAAIIVGRNQNTRAQVNEAYVRAHGIPVVRRLTGGGAVFHDLGNVNFTFIDIDNPSGRLDFARYTAPILDALASMGVAARFDGRNDLAIDGQKISGNAQFLHGNRILHHGTLLFSASITDLSAALLVDPLKYRDKAVKSVAKRVTNISAHLPRPLGVEAFMDRVMAAVAGQGAVTDTPFTPEERAQIETLADIKYRAYDWNFGYSPEYAFSKSIRTAGGMVETHFDVRQGVIASLRFYGDFFGTRDVAGLEARLAGCPHEPEALLRRLDQVPLEDFMLGVTAAALVEGFF, from the coding sequence ATGGACACCATGCGCTGCCTGCTTTTGCCCGAGACCGACCCGGCCCTGAACCTGGCCACCGAGGAATGGCTGCTGCGCCACGGCACGGCCAACGTCTTCATGCTGTGGCGCAACGCCGCCGCCATCATCGTGGGCCGCAACCAGAACACCCGGGCGCAGGTCAACGAGGCCTACGTGCGGGCCCACGGCATTCCCGTGGTCCGGCGCCTCACCGGCGGCGGCGCCGTCTTCCACGACCTCGGCAACGTCAACTTCACCTTCATCGACATCGACAACCCGTCGGGCCGACTGGATTTCGCCCGCTACACCGCACCCATCCTGGACGCCCTGGCCTCCATGGGCGTGGCGGCCCGCTTCGACGGCCGCAACGACCTGGCCATCGACGGCCAGAAAATCTCCGGCAACGCCCAGTTCCTCCACGGCAACCGCATCCTGCACCACGGCACGCTGCTTTTTTCCGCCTCCATCACCGACCTCTCGGCCGCGCTCCTGGTCGATCCCCTCAAATACCGCGACAAGGCCGTCAAAAGCGTGGCCAAGCGGGTGACCAACATCAGCGCCCACCTGCCGCGCCCCCTGGGCGTCGAAGCCTTCATGGACCGGGTCATGGCGGCGGTGGCCGGCCAGGGCGCCGTGACGGACACACCGTTCACCCCCGAGGAGCGGGCGCAGATCGAGACCCTGGCCGACATCAAATACCGGGCCTACGACTGGAATTTCGGCTATTCGCCGGAGTATGCCTTCTCGAAGTCCATCCGCACGGCCGGGGGCATGGTGGAGACGCATTTCGACGTCCGGCAGGGCGTCATCGCCTCGTTGCGCTTTTACGGGGATTTTTTCGGCACGCGCGACGTGGCCGGCCTGGAGGCCCGGCTCGCCGGCTGCCCCCACGAGCCCGAGGCCCTGCTGCGCCGCCTCGACCAGGTGCCGCTTGAGGATTTCATGCTCGGCGTCACGGCGGCGGCCCTGGTCGAGGGGTTTTTCTGA
- the nadB gene encoding L-aspartate oxidase, whose translation MVYRMHANALVVGSGLAGLTAALTLADHGLDVILLTSGEDLDDGNSALAQGGIVFRGAEDSPQLLERDMFTCGWRHNSPRAVKYLAKRGPQVVQELLIDRLNLPFDRKGDDSGWHLGKEGGHSVARILHMADRTGRGIMEGLMAAVKAHPSIKILARRTAVDLLTSHHHATLLEFKYQLLNQCLGAYVLNEVSGQVETILADFTVLCTGGCGRLFLHTSNTRSSIGSALAMASRAFAKVMNVEYVQFHPTTLLHRAERRLLVTEALRGEGARLVNDAGEPFMQRYDPRADLAPRDIVTRAILAEMLKTDQDCVYLDVANYVKDLESHFPTVHKGCLQLGIDITKQPIPVVPAAHYFCGGVLTDNTGRTTLERLYAAGECACTGIHGANRLASTSLLECLLWGHSVGQDIGKRAGKKAALGRRLVESIPDWVSPGSNRNEDPALIAQDWATIRNTMWNYVGINRSGSRLKRAFEDLRELNKHIHDFYRETPLSKAIVDLFHGCQAAYTITIAAMQNRRSMGCHYRVD comes from the coding sequence ATGGTCTACCGCATGCATGCCAATGCCTTGGTGGTGGGGTCGGGGCTGGCCGGGCTGACGGCCGCGTTGACGCTCGCCGACCACGGCCTGGACGTGATCCTGCTCACCTCGGGCGAGGACCTCGACGACGGCAACAGTGCCCTGGCCCAGGGGGGCATCGTCTTTCGCGGCGCGGAGGATTCGCCGCAACTGCTCGAACGCGACATGTTCACCTGCGGCTGGCGGCACAATTCGCCCCGGGCCGTGAAATACCTGGCCAAGCGCGGCCCGCAGGTGGTCCAGGAACTGCTCATCGACCGCCTGAACCTGCCGTTCGACCGCAAGGGCGACGATTCCGGCTGGCATCTCGGCAAGGAGGGCGGCCACAGCGTCGCCCGCATCCTGCACATGGCCGACCGCACCGGCCGGGGCATCATGGAAGGGCTCATGGCCGCGGTCAAGGCCCATCCGTCCATCAAGATCCTGGCCCGGCGCACGGCCGTGGACCTGCTCACCTCCCACCACCACGCCACGCTCCTGGAATTCAAGTACCAGCTGCTCAACCAGTGCCTGGGCGCCTACGTCTTAAACGAGGTCTCGGGCCAGGTGGAGACGATCCTGGCCGATTTCACGGTGCTGTGCACGGGCGGCTGCGGGCGGCTGTTTCTGCACACCTCCAACACCCGCTCCTCCATCGGCTCGGCCCTGGCCATGGCCTCGCGCGCCTTCGCCAAGGTCATGAACGTGGAGTACGTGCAGTTCCACCCGACCACGCTGCTGCACCGGGCCGAACGGCGCCTGCTGGTCACCGAGGCCCTGCGCGGCGAGGGGGCCAGGCTCGTCAACGACGCCGGCGAGCCCTTCATGCAGCGCTACGACCCCCGGGCCGATCTGGCCCCCCGCGACATCGTGACCCGGGCCATCCTGGCCGAGATGCTCAAGACCGACCAGGACTGCGTCTACCTCGACGTGGCCAACTACGTGAAAGACCTGGAGTCGCATTTCCCCACCGTGCATAAGGGCTGCCTGCAGCTCGGCATCGACATCACCAAGCAGCCCATCCCGGTGGTGCCGGCGGCCCATTACTTCTGCGGCGGCGTGCTCACCGACAACACCGGCCGCACCACCCTGGAGCGGCTCTACGCCGCCGGCGAGTGCGCCTGCACCGGCATCCACGGCGCCAACCGCCTGGCCAGCACCTCGCTTTTGGAATGCCTGCTGTGGGGCCACAGCGTCGGCCAGGACATCGGCAAGCGGGCCGGGAAAAAGGCGGCCCTGGGCCGCCGGCTGGTGGAAAGCATCCCGGACTGGGTCAGCCCCGGCTCCAACCGCAACGAGGACCCGGCGCTCATTGCCCAGGACTGGGCCACCATCCGCAACACCATGTGGAACTACGTGGGCATCAACCGCTCGGGCTCGCGCTTGAAGCGCGCCTTCGAGGACCTGCGCGAGCTCAACAAGCACATCCACGACTTCTACCGGGAAACGCCGCTGTCCAAAGCCATCGTGGACCTCTTTCACGGCTGCCAGGCCGCCTACACCATCACCATCGCCGCCATGCAGAACAGGCGGTCGATGGGCTGCCACTACCGCGTGGACTGA
- the nadA gene encoding quinolinate synthase NadA, giving the protein MDASTTEKITEIRRRRGDTLAILAHHYQRDAVVAHADILGDSLELSRQVAGLSARDIVFCGVFFMAETAAMLAKPGQRVHIPAPDAACVMSEMAPAALVATVLDNLRQAGRDLLPLTYVNSSAAVKAVVGARGGSVCTSANAGKMLRWALDQGRGVLFLPDKMLGQNTCDALGVPADRRHILDVRAGGSRLDLEAAARAEVLLWPGQCVIHSRFKARDIAAVRAGHPGARVVVHPECAPETVQAADAAGSTSFIIKYVAEAPAGAEIFIGTEINLVSRLARRYQGEKGIRPLCLSGCSNMAKGTEENLLAALASLDTAAPVTVPEDVRGPATAAVARMLEVSAR; this is encoded by the coding sequence ATGGACGCATCCACGACGGAAAAAATCACCGAAATCCGCCGCCGGCGCGGCGACACCCTGGCCATCCTGGCCCACCACTACCAGCGCGACGCCGTGGTGGCCCACGCCGACATCCTGGGCGATTCCCTGGAGCTCTCGCGCCAGGTGGCCGGGCTGTCGGCCCGCGACATCGTTTTCTGCGGCGTCTTTTTCATGGCCGAGACCGCGGCCATGCTGGCGAAACCCGGCCAGCGCGTGCACATCCCGGCCCCGGACGCCGCCTGCGTCATGTCCGAGATGGCCCCGGCCGCCCTGGTGGCCACGGTGCTCGACAACCTGCGCCAAGCCGGCCGCGACCTGCTGCCCCTGACCTACGTCAATTCCTCGGCCGCGGTGAAGGCCGTGGTCGGCGCCCGCGGCGGTTCGGTGTGCACCTCGGCCAATGCCGGGAAAATGCTGCGCTGGGCCCTGGACCAGGGGCGCGGCGTGCTGTTTCTGCCGGACAAGATGCTCGGGCAAAACACCTGCGACGCCCTGGGCGTGCCGGCGGACAGGCGCCACATCCTGGATGTCCGCGCCGGCGGCTCCCGGCTGGACCTCGAGGCGGCCGCCCGGGCCGAGGTCCTTTTGTGGCCCGGCCAGTGCGTCATCCATTCGCGGTTCAAGGCCCGCGACATCGCCGCCGTGCGCGCCGGCCATCCGGGCGCCAGGGTCGTGGTCCATCCCGAGTGCGCTCCGGAGACGGTCCAGGCCGCCGACGCGGCCGGCTCCACCTCGTTCATCATCAAGTACGTGGCCGAGGCCCCGGCCGGGGCGGAGATCTTTATCGGCACGGAAATAAACCTCGTTTCCCGCCTGGCCCGGCGCTACCAGGGCGAAAAGGGCATCCGGCCGCTGTGCCTGTCCGGCTGCTCCAACATGGCCAAGGGGACCGAGGAAAACCTGCTCGCCGCGCTTGCCTCCCTGGACACCGCCGCTCCCGTGACCGTGCCCGAGGACGTGCGCGGCCCGGCCACGGCCGCCGTGGCCAGGATGCTCGAAGTCTCGGCCCGCTGA
- the nadC gene encoding carboxylating nicotinate-nucleotide diphosphorylase, translating into MTDPRFEAFFTGPAREFLLRAIDLALEEDGEDLTSLAVFSPADRLAARIVAKQDTLVAGLPILPLVLERMGEAARCDVRFFAADGDAVPDRTVVAVIDGPAVTLLKAERVMLNFLCHLSGIANRVAAAASALAGSKTRLLDTRKTLPGLRYPEKYAVTVGGGVNHRKNLAEMLMFKDNHIDRAGGIPQAMAALRRAYQGRLEAMPPVEVECRTLAEVVQAVAEKPARIMLDNMDADTMRQALALVPADIETEVSGGVDLPALAAIAALGPDFVSVGRITHSAPSADFSMLIEEATA; encoded by the coding sequence ATGACCGATCCCCGTTTCGAGGCTTTCTTCACCGGCCCGGCCCGGGAATTCCTGCTGCGGGCCATCGACCTGGCCCTGGAGGAGGACGGCGAGGATTTGACCTCCCTGGCCGTTTTTTCCCCGGCCGACAGGCTTGCCGCCCGCATCGTGGCCAAACAGGACACCCTGGTGGCCGGGCTGCCCATCCTGCCCCTGGTCCTGGAGCGGATGGGCGAGGCGGCGCGTTGCGACGTCCGTTTTTTCGCCGCCGACGGCGACGCCGTGCCCGATCGGACGGTGGTGGCGGTCATCGACGGCCCGGCCGTCACGCTGCTTAAGGCCGAGCGGGTCATGCTCAATTTCCTGTGCCATCTTTCGGGCATCGCCAACCGGGTGGCGGCGGCCGCCTCCGCCCTGGCCGGATCGAAAACGCGGCTGCTCGACACCCGCAAGACCCTGCCCGGGCTGCGCTATCCCGAAAAATACGCCGTGACCGTCGGCGGCGGCGTCAACCACCGCAAGAACCTGGCCGAAATGCTCATGTTCAAGGACAACCACATCGACCGGGCCGGCGGCATCCCGCAGGCCATGGCCGCCCTGCGCCGGGCTTATCAGGGGCGCCTGGAAGCCATGCCCCCGGTCGAGGTCGAATGCCGCACCCTGGCCGAGGTGGTCCAGGCCGTGGCCGAGAAGCCGGCACGGATCATGCTTGACAACATGGACGCGGACACCATGCGGCAGGCCCTGGCCCTGGTGCCGGCGGACATCGAGACCGAGGTCAGCGGCGGGGTGGACCTGCCGGCCCTGGCCGCCATCGCGGCGCTCGGGCCGGACTTCGTGTCCGTGGGGCGCATCACCCATTCCGCGCCAAGCGCCGATTTCAGCATGCTCATCGAGGAGGCCACGGCCTGA
- a CDS encoding replication-associated recombination protein A, which translates to MDLLGNEKRPLAERIRPSALAEFVGQTHVISRLTTMLAGPRLPSLLFFGPPGCGKSTLALILARAKGRPFVRVSAPEAGLAALRELIKGKEILILDELHRFSKAQQDFFLPLLETGDIVLLATTTENPSFSVTRQLLSRLHVFRLRPLSHAELLLLAERGAREAGMELSPESLEIIALLSSGDGRTLLNLVEFAAALPEDKRGAEELKKQLPEALARGDRDGDSHYELASAMIKSIRGSDPDAALYYLACLLESGEDPRFCCRRLMISASEDVGLADPMALPLAVSAAEAVERIGMPEGFIPLAQTAVYLALAPKSNSAYAAYLAAKKDIMQSGVKPVPLHLRNPSTRLQREWGFGKGYKYPHAYPEAWVDQDYLPEELVGRQFYTAKDQGLEPRLAARVARLRKRQG; encoded by the coding sequence ATGGATCTGCTGGGCAACGAAAAGCGGCCTCTGGCCGAACGCATCCGGCCGTCGGCGCTGGCCGAATTCGTCGGCCAGACCCACGTCATCTCGCGGCTGACCACCATGCTGGCCGGGCCGCGCCTGCCGAGCCTGCTTTTTTTCGGCCCGCCGGGCTGCGGCAAGTCCACCCTGGCCCTGATCCTGGCCCGGGCCAAGGGCCGACCCTTCGTGCGCGTCAGCGCCCCCGAGGCCGGCCTGGCCGCGCTGCGCGAACTGATAAAAGGCAAGGAGATCCTCATCCTCGACGAGCTGCACCGCTTTTCCAAGGCCCAGCAGGATTTCTTCCTGCCGCTGCTGGAAACCGGCGACATCGTGCTGCTCGCCACCACCACGGAAAACCCGTCCTTTTCCGTGACGCGCCAGCTGCTTTCGCGGCTGCACGTTTTTCGGCTGCGGCCGCTGTCCCATGCCGAGCTGCTTTTGCTGGCCGAGCGGGGCGCCAGGGAGGCGGGCATGGAGCTTTCGCCCGAGAGCCTCGAAATCATCGCCCTGTTATCCTCGGGCGACGGCCGCACGCTGCTCAATCTCGTGGAATTCGCCGCCGCCCTGCCCGAGGACAAGCGGGGGGCCGAGGAGCTCAAAAAGCAGCTCCCCGAGGCCCTGGCCCGGGGCGACCGCGACGGCGACTCCCACTACGAACTGGCTTCGGCCATGATCAAGTCCATCCGGGGCAGCGACCCGGACGCGGCCCTGTACTACCTGGCCTGCCTGCTCGAATCCGGCGAGGATCCGCGCTTTTGCTGCCGCCGGCTGATGATTTCCGCCTCCGAGGACGTGGGCCTGGCCGATCCCATGGCCTTGCCCCTGGCCGTTTCCGCCGCCGAGGCCGTGGAGCGCATCGGCATGCCCGAGGGGTTCATCCCCCTGGCCCAGACCGCCGTCTATCTGGCCCTGGCGCCCAAGAGCAACAGCGCCTACGCCGCCTATCTGGCCGCCAAGAAGGACATCATGCAGTCCGGGGTCAAGCCCGTGCCCCTGCACCTGCGCAATCCCTCCACCCGGTTGCAGCGGGAGTGGGGCTTCGGCAAGGGCTACAAGTACCCTCACGCCTATCCCGAGGCCTGGGTGGACCAGGACTACCTGCCCGAGGAGCTGGTCGGCCGGCAGTTTTATACGGCCAAGGACCAGGGCCTGGAGCCGCGCCTGGCCGCCCGGGTGGCCAGGCTGCGCAAGCGGCAGGGCTGA
- a CDS encoding peptidoglycan DD-metalloendopeptidase family protein translates to MRLRRRKGSSRIFVRPGRRVGVFLAAAVLAVAATVVMDTRQPRPLPVGPPAPPVAACPPWAEGLGEPRDNLFARAGEDPDKEVLAGSVKPGQTLGAILGGYVDAGELAGLALPPDFSFADIRSGQPYRMTLRDEEFVAFEYDLSPTETLVIDGVDGELAARLETRQCEVRPAVMAGTVETSLFAAVAKAGGNAETAVALADVFAHDIDFCRDVQPGDTFRAVVEKRYVEGEYIGNGRVLAARFVNQGKVHEGFAMQGPSGKAEYFDADGRPLRKAFLRAPLSFLRVTSRFTDSRLHPILKVRRPHFGVDYAAPAGTPVWSVGDGLVVERGRNAAAGNYVSVRHGATWVTRYNHLSRFAKGLAKGTRVAQGQVIGYVGQTGYATGPHLDFRIYKNGQPVNALANPEMRAEPLPAAQLARLRREAARLTALLDNQARPRTVADRERTGPGAFQ, encoded by the coding sequence ATGCGTTTGCGGAGACGAAAAGGCAGTTCCCGGATTTTCGTGCGCCCCGGTCGGCGCGTGGGGGTGTTCCTCGCCGCGGCCGTGCTCGCGGTCGCGGCCACGGTCGTCATGGACACGCGCCAGCCCCGCCCCCTCCCGGTCGGCCCCCCCGCCCCCCCGGTGGCGGCCTGCCCGCCCTGGGCCGAGGGCCTGGGCGAGCCCCGCGACAACCTCTTTGCCCGGGCCGGGGAAGACCCGGACAAGGAAGTGCTCGCCGGCTCGGTGAAGCCCGGCCAGACCCTGGGCGCCATCCTCGGCGGTTACGTCGATGCCGGGGAACTGGCCGGGCTGGCGTTGCCGCCGGATTTCTCCTTCGCCGACATCCGCTCCGGCCAGCCCTACCGCATGACCCTTCGCGACGAGGAATTCGTGGCCTTCGAATACGACCTGAGCCCGACCGAAACGCTGGTCATCGACGGCGTCGACGGGGAACTGGCCGCCAGGCTCGAAACCAGGCAGTGCGAGGTCCGGCCGGCCGTCATGGCCGGCACCGTGGAGACGAGCCTGTTCGCCGCCGTCGCCAAGGCCGGCGGCAACGCCGAAACGGCCGTGGCCCTGGCCGACGTGTTCGCCCACGACATCGATTTCTGCCGCGACGTGCAGCCCGGGGACACCTTCCGGGCGGTGGTGGAAAAACGCTACGTGGAAGGGGAATACATCGGCAACGGCCGGGTGCTGGCGGCGCGCTTCGTCAACCAGGGCAAGGTCCACGAAGGGTTCGCCATGCAGGGGCCCTCGGGCAAGGCGGAATACTTCGACGCCGACGGCCGGCCGCTGCGCAAGGCCTTTCTGCGGGCGCCGCTGTCGTTTCTGCGCGTCACCTCGCGTTTTACCGACTCGCGGCTGCATCCCATCCTCAAGGTGCGGCGCCCCCACTTCGGGGTGGACTACGCCGCCCCGGCCGGCACGCCGGTGTGGAGCGTGGGGGACGGGCTGGTGGTGGAACGCGGCCGCAACGCCGCCGCCGGCAACTACGTGTCCGTGCGCCACGGCGCGACCTGGGTCACGCGCTACAACCACCTCAGCCGCTTCGCCAAGGGGCTGGCCAAGGGGACCAGGGTCGCCCAGGGGCAGGTCATCGGCTACGTCGGCCAGACGGGCTACGCCACCGGGCCGCACCTGGATTTCCGCATCTATAAAAACGGCCAGCCGGTCAACGCCCTGGCCAATCCGGAGATGCGGGCCGAGCCGCTGCCGGCGGCCCAGCTCGCGCGCCTGCGGCGCGAGGCGGCCCGCCTGACGGCGCTGCTGGACAACCAGGCCCGCCCCAGGACGGTGGCCGATCGCGAAAGGACCGGTCCGGGGGCGTTTCAATAA